One Oncorhynchus mykiss isolate Arlee chromosome 9, USDA_OmykA_1.1, whole genome shotgun sequence genomic window, AAGACTTTAGCACCTGGACCATTATTCTGCTAACTGGGGGTCATTACAGCTGGACTATAGGGCAGAAAAGAAAGAGCTAAAGAGACAACACGCTCCACTGGAGTGTGTCCATCCACCAGATAAAAAGGGGGAGAATAATAAGCTGGAGTGAGGAGGGGTTGGTAGCTAAAAGAAGTGCAGGAAATCGGGgcgggacagggaggagggacaaTGCTAATAGTTTGAGGATTTTGGAGTTTGAAAATAAAGGTTGCGGGGAGATCTCTTTAGCTGCTATTGTTGTGTGACTTTTTCCACCCTGTCTAACTTACTTTTTTTGGTTGTGGAGAGATCTGTTTTGTGTTTGAGtgctgaaaggggggggggggggggggggggcatggggaGTTTAATTGATGTTGTTTGTATGaattaatacattttctaaacaGTCTGATTCATTTTATTACAGATTAAGTAGCCTATCCactgttattgaagtgttgtttATTGACGCTTGAGGTATAGGCCAAGCCTATTGCTTTTATTTCAATTGAGCGGCATAAAGCCTGAATAAGTGATACACTTTATCACCATGTCAAATGTCATTTTCAGCTGTCATCAAAACTgtggaaacgccaaccggatgcttcacattgaTGCATTTAGTGAAATATctggctcattgttctatctgtggtagCAGTATGCAAATGAACGGCTCAATCGCTGATGCAATTCGGTTCCAGACGTTCAGCAAAAAAAATTAATTCAAAAATAGCCATTCCTTCGTCAACGATCCATTACTATTCCcggttggttcaacgtaatttcattgaaacaacgttgattcaactagtGTGTACCCAGTTTTCTAGCTGGCaccatccatcaatccatccaaAACGTCACCTTTTCAAACTCCAGTGCCGTCCGCGCTTTGCAGGTCTTACCCGCGCCCCCCTCCTATCTTCCCCATTCTCCCGCTTGACAACAGCGGGGAGAATTGGACCATGTGCCATGAAACGTGCCCACGGCGGGGCTGTGGGAAAGTTCGGGGAAGAGAGAACCCACACATTGTCATGGTAATGTCGGTGGGTCGAGGTGTTGGGGGCGGGAGGCTGTGGTGCTTAACACCCACACGGGGAGAGTACTTTTACTCCTGCTTCTATTCTAGTTTATTTCACTCAGTGTTTCTCCATTCGTTACCTAGCCATTAAAACAGTACAAACGGAGTTCTGTGTGTGGATAGCCTTCAACTGCCAGAAGTCAAATCTAGCGTCATTTGGTTAATTGCGTGCAGACTGCCCACGGGAGATCAGGACACGGATAGTGTGGACTGTGAAGTTGAGCTATCAGTTGGTCGGCTGGTTTGGTGTGCGCTCTGCAGCGCGAGGATGACGGCCTCCAACATGGAACATGGAGGAAATGCTCCCGAGAAGAATTTTAACGCCAAAGATGAACGAAAGGTAGGCTTGCAATTGTCTTGGCCTAAACGCAATATTTTCGATATGAGGAATTTTGTAAAACTGGGTAATACATCAAGGTAAGGGTTGTGCAGGAATTGTTCgaagtatcccccccccccattaaaaTCCTTAATTGCCTGATGCAAATGAATGAATGCATGCATATCCCACTACTACATTTAATAAGATGCATGCCTTTATGCAATGTGCAGAGACAGTTGGTAGACTTTGCAAAAGGTTTGGCTGCAGGTTGTTGAATTCTCTTCAACAGGGTCTAGCTGCAGACTCATCATTTTATTGTAGTATCAAACGGAGTAACATTTCTCATATTTCATTCCAAAACTAAAATTGAGAGCTTGGTTTTACCTACAAAAAtatgattctgagataattggctttaaagtACCAAACCCACATTACCCCAGCTCAATTGATTAATACTTAAACAGAGGTATTAGTTGTAGTGTTGATTTGATTGACAGCTGCGGAAGCCTCTGATAGAGAAGAAGAGGCGTGAGCGAATCAACTGCAGCCTTGAGCAGCTGAAGGGGATCATGGTGGACGCCTATAACCTAGATGTGAGTACACCCACACTTATGCATAGACGCACAATGAGAATATTTTTGATAAACCACAAAACTTTCAGAACATTTGCATGATCTTCTTCCCTATTTAACTCTGACTTCTGTTAGCAATCTAAACTGGAGAAGGCTGATGTACTGGAGGTTACTGTCCAACATATGGAGGGTCTACAAAAGGGTCATGGTaagcacatacagacacacaccatcACTTTAATCAATGACAGAATACCGTAGCCCACTTTTAATGCAATATTGTTCCAAGTTCTAATGGAACATACAGAGCTGGTTGTAAATTATACTCCAGTGCTGCATGGGGTAATGTAAGCACTGGAACCAATAATATGTATAAACCCTAGATTGCTGATGCTAGGTAATtgccaatgagaggctttgaagccaccggccGCCATATTGGTACTCCTCCGAAGGAGCAGTCTATACTGGaattctccagtgtgtgtgtgtgtatatatatatatatatataagagggGACAAAGTTACtcttgagtggcgcagtggtctaaagcactgcatctcagtgcaagaggtgtcactatagtacctgttttgaatccaggctgtatcacatccggccgtgattaggagtcccatagggtcggtacacaattagcccagcatcATCCAGATTTGGCctgagtaggctgtcattgtaaataagaatttgttcttaaattacttgcctatttaaataaaataaaaaaaataattaagcatttctttgttgtagtggggacagaaAAATGTATAgtctaaaaaaaaaatgcttttatatatttttgtttaacaTATAGCTCCAAAATGGATGTGCGGTGGATTCTAAACAGCACCCCTGTTGGTAATCTAGGGTTATTACATATCATTGATTGGAACCCTTATAGTGGGTGGGATTATCATGTGTTGTCAATCATTGACTAATGTCTCCCGATAGGGGTCCTTCACTCTACATATCAATGAGCTCCTATTGGGTAAATTCAGAAAACCTGTTTGACAGCTCCTGACAAACTGGAATTCAAAGCAAGCCAGGGAATGAGAGAGAACCACCTTCACCACCCTGATCACATTCACCAGTTGATAAccgatttattttatttgttatatAAAGTAATACATTTAATTGACAGATATAAATGTGTTCACTCAGCTCACTGCATATACATTAGTGCATAACACCATCAATATTCTGCATTCCCAACAATATTGTAACTATGCATTGTGGTGGCTggagggaggagctataggaagcATGCTCATTTATAATGGCTGAAATGGGATCGATGGACCGGAGTCAATCACGTGGTgtccaagcatttcgctacagtcgcattaacctctgctaaccatgtgtatgtgaccaataacatttgatatgTATGTTGTTTTataccgttccattaattccattccagtcgTTACAATGAGCccctcctcctatagctcctccgaccagcctcctctgatgcaTTGTAGGACGTTCTAAACCTGACTGAGTTGTTCTCACCCCTGACTCACTGCCACTCCCCTGTGGTTCTTCTGTATTTAGGTACTGGCATCCCTGCTGGTCCCCGTGTCGGGTTCCAGTCCCGGCAGCGCTACAGCAGTGGATACATCCAGTGTATGCAGGAGGTCCATAACCTGCTCCTGGGCTGTCCAGACATGGACAAGCCTCTAGGGGCCCAGCTCCTCAATCACCTCCTTAAGTCTCTGCCCCACATCAGCTTAGAGACTGGGCCTGGAAACACTGGTGGCAATGGGCCTAATCGGACCCCAACAAGGCCTATCACTGGTGAGGTCAATGGGACTCTGATAAGGGCCATTGGTAATTGTAACGGTAGaattggtagtggtggtggtagtagtagtagtggtgctaGTCCCAATTCTGGACCTGGATCCCCTCCCCAGTCTCCGCTTTCACTGCCTTCTGGAGGCGTAGGTCTATTCCGACCTCGCCGTTTACAGATGCATCATGCCTCGCCGCCGTTGACCCCGCCCACAAGATGTTCCCCGCTCCATGCCCCCCACAGGCAGGTGCATTCTGGGAGAGATTGGAGGGAGCAgctgcctgcctcctccccttctaGCTCACCCAACCTCCCCCAGCCAGGGGTGTCTCACCCCGCCCCCCTGCCCCCTTTCTTCGGCCCTGTGGGAGACCCCTCTATGTGGAGGCCTTGGTgaaagaggacacacacacacacacatttcatcaCTTTAGGACCCCTGAGTTTTTCCTCACCCTGTGATCTGAGTGAAAAAATGCCCTATTGGCAGCAGACCACCTAAGGCCTGGGGTTTTTCCCAGTCACCTCATGCTGTGGTCAGGAAAAACTAAGGGACTCTTTGTTTTTGATCTAATTCCATCTCATGGAATCGCTCAACTCTGTTGTTCCTGGATTTAGTGCAGAAGTCAGGAGATAAAGATCTAGGTGGATTTATTGCAGAAGTCAGGAGATAAAGATCTAGGTGGATCTACAAGTTTCACTTCCTGTCAAATTGAATCCAATATGTTGTGGTGTGATTGACAGATGCATCAGCTCTCTAGGAACATGTCTGTAGTGTTCTGCTATATTAACTGCATTGCCAGCGGTTCTATGGTCTCATTTTTCGTTTAAATGCTTCACATTTTAGACATAcaaatatttgtatatttttttatgagATTGGCCAGAAGTAAGCATTGTTTTTACAATTTTGTGTTTTCTTCCAAATATTTCGCTGGTGTTCATTTTATGTTTTCAATGTGTAGAAAATGGTCACAGAATGTGGAATTTGTTTTGTCACACACTGATGATAAATTGATTGATTCATTTATTAAACAGATTTGATTAATTGATTCAGATCTGTTTGTAATTATAATGAATTGCTTACTTTGGAAATGTTTTCATCCTTGTATATTCAATGTTTCATATTGAAACAGCTAAAATAAAGTGTGCTGGATCTTTGTTTTTCAGAATTGAATAAAACGGCATTAAAACAATAGTAAATGTGAACCATCTTTTGTATGCTGAAGTTATGAATAGCAAATGATAGAAATACCATTATATTGTATggatttaaaacaatatataaaaaTCGGTCTAGGAAAGTACTCTAGTTCCATGTACACGAAATAGCACAGGATAgcgtggccgagcggtctaaggcgctggattaaggctccagtctcttcGGGGGCGTGGGTTCGAATCCCACCGCTGTCAGGCAAGCTTTTGACCGAATTTAATTTGGCCTGACCGTAGGAATTACCTTTTACCGAACGCCCCATTGCCAACTGCGAATACCAGTTCGTAGTTTAAATATGCTATAAATCATGTATCTTTAATACTTACCGGAAACAGTTGTCACTTGTcgcataaaataaataaatatatatccgTGATGTCCGCAGTGTACATTCGTAAGCCAAAAAGATTTCACCACTAGGTGTCCCTGTTGCATAATTTATTTTTTAGGAATCCCTggctatactatatatatatagtaccagtcaaagtttagacacctactcattcaagggtttttctttgttttgacCATTtactacattgttgaataatagtgaagacatcagaactatgaaataacacatggaatcatgtagtaacctaaaaagtgtttaaacaaatcaaaatatatttcatattttagattcttcaaagtagccaccctttgacttgttgacagctttccacactcttggcattctctcaaacggCTTCATGAGCTGGAATGCCTTAAAATGAACACGTGTGCCTCGTTAAAAGTTCACTTGTCAAAAGTTcaataaaaacaaacaataaaTCATGATAAACAAGATGGGTTGAGAGCTGCagttcattcagaaagtattcagacccttgactttttccacattttgttacgttacaggttCAATTgttattttccctcatcaatctacacacaatacaccataatgacaaagcaaaaactattTATAAAAAAATTAACTAAAAtttcacatttacgtaagtattcagaccctttactcagtactttgttgaagcaccttttgcaattacagcctcgagtcttcttgggtatgacacaacaagcttggcacacctgtatttggagagtttctcccattattctctgcagatcctctcaagctccaccaggttggatggggagcatcgctgcacagctattttcaggtttgatcgagttcatgtccgggctctggctgggccactcaaggacacacAGAGACTtgccctgaagccactcctgcgttgtcttggctgtgtgcttagggacgttgtcctgttggaaggtgaaccttcgccccagtctgaagtcctgagcactctggagcaggttttcattaaggatctctctgtactttgctccgttcatctttccctcaatctcaattggtctcccagtccctgccgctgaaaaacatccccacagcatgatgctgccaccaccatgtttcaccgtagggacagtgccaggtttcctccagacgtgatgcttggcaatcaggccaaagagttcaatcttggtttcatccagtggaggctcctcataggaggaagaggaggaccatcctccCCAGTgaaatttaataaaaataaaaatagttaaacattaaaaaagttatcattttttgataaaactgtatttaatatattcatatgtcaccaaataatttattaaaatacaTTGTTTTGTAATGAACATCTACAGTAACTTCAACAGCACTGTGGGGTAGCTCCATGGTGTAGGTGTCTGGCTAcaatgacttcaatacaaaacctaggaggctcgtagGCCTTACATAGGcatacatggtaattatgaccacttccggaggacatcctccaaccaaTCAAAACTTTTGCagtatgtactgacatgttgtccatccaatcatagaATTAGGATCAGAGAACGAACCTAGTGAGTTGTATTGGGATTGTTCATTATGGGGGTTCTATATGTTGAGAAGcttggtgacattgttggatAGAGATTAAGAGTGAAAAGTGATAGTTGAGCATTTTTAAAAATATTATTCAAATCAATTTACAGGAGACGGAGGAAGTATATTATACATTGTTTTCTCGTTTTTTTAGCTTTATTTTTGTGTGTAGTTAGTGCAATTAATTTAAATTTGCCTTGCTAacttcagtagctagctagctaccagtgCGAGTGTTCAGTTTTCTCCGCCAGAATGGTACAGTAGAATAACCAACATGCCGAAAATGTTGTGGACTTtttgttgaagaacccctttaATTCTCTTGGGTACACGGTGCGAATTAAAAGTGAGGGTCGACCTCTGCCTTagatcagtttcatgaagaaggGTGAAAAGGTGCAGGCTTTCAATACCAACTGGTATCAAAAGTATAACGTTAGTTGGTTAACATGGAGCCTTTCATCAAGCCGCCTGTATTGCTTGCCTTGCCTGCTTTTTGGAAGGTCTGAGACCTGGTCAAAAGGTGGGTACAGGGACCTGAAGAACACCAATCGTTCCGCAGGCAGCATATAAATGCCCACATCAGATTCATGCTTCAGGGAAAAAGCTGCATCGATCATGACGAAGGTCTGCGTATTCAAACTGTGCGACACAACGAGAAAGAAGAAACAGGGATGTTCTCAAGCGGCTTGTCAACACCACTACGTTTTTGGGCTTGCAAGAATTTGCTTTTCGAGGACACTACAAgtgtcactccctgaccatagtttgctttgtatgtttctatgttttgtttggtcagggtgtgatctaagtgggcattctatgttgtgtgtctagtttgtctgtttctgtgttt contains:
- the LOC110531462 gene encoding transcription cofactor HES-6 isoform X1, whose protein sequence is MTASNMEHGGNAPEKNFNAKDERKLRKPLIEKKRRERINCSLEQLKGIMVDAYNLDQSKLEKADVLEVTVQHMEGLQKGHGTGIPAGPRVGFQSRQRYSSGYIQCMQEVHNLLLGCPDMDKPLGAQLLNHLLKSLPHISLETGPGNTGGNGPNRTPTRPITGEVNGTLIRAIGNCNGRIGSGGGSSSSGASPNSGPGSPPQSPLSLPSGGVGLFRPRRLQMHHASPPLTPPTRCSPLHAPHRQVHSGRDWREQLPASSPSSSPNLPQPGVSHPAPLPPFFGPVGDPSMWRPW
- the LOC110531462 gene encoding transcription factor HES-1 isoform X2; this encodes MVDAYNLDQSKLEKADVLEVTVQHMEGLQKGHGTGIPAGPRVGFQSRQRYSSGYIQCMQEVHNLLLGCPDMDKPLGAQLLNHLLKSLPHISLETGPGNTGGNGPNRTPTRPITGEVNGTLIRAIGNCNGRIGSGGGSSSSGASPNSGPGSPPQSPLSLPSGGVGLFRPRRLQMHHASPPLTPPTRCSPLHAPHRQVHSGRDWREQLPASSPSSSPNLPQPGVSHPAPLPPFFGPVGDPSMWRPW